The genomic window CTCGGCGACGAGCACTCCGGCATCCTGCGCCTGGTCGAGCTGGGGCTGGACCCCGAGGTGGGGGCGGATGCCATCGCCCTGCTGGGCCTGGACGACGTCGCGGTCGAGATCAACGTCACCCCCGACCGCGGCTACGCGCTGTCGATCCGCGGCGTTGCACGCGAGTACTCGCACGCGACGGGTGCCGCCTTCCGCGACCCGGGCGAGCGGGAATGGGGCGAGCTGCAGCAGCCGGTCGAGGGCTTCGCCGTCGCGGTCGACGACCAGGCGCCGATCCGCGGCCGCGTGGGCGCGAGCGAGTTCGTCGTTCGGATCGTGCGCGACGTCGACCCCACCAAGCCCACCCCGCCGTGGATGGTCGCGCGGCTCACGCTCGCCGGCATCCGGTCGCTCGGCATCCTGATCGACATCACCAACTACGTGATGCTCGAGCTCGGCAACCCGATCCACGGCTACGACCTCGACCGGCTGACGGGCGGCATCACGGTGCGCCGGGCGGCGGCGGGCGAGAAGCTCACGACGCTCGACGGCAAGGAGCGCACGCTCAGCCCCGAGGACCTGCTCATCACCGACGAGTCCGGCCCCATCGGCCTGGCCGGCGTCATGGGCGGCGGCACGACCGAGATGACCGACGCGACCCGCAACGTGCTCATCGAGGCCGCGGTGTTCGACACCGTCTCGATCGCCCGCACCGCCCGTCGGCACAAGCTGCCGTCGGAGGCGTCGCGCCGGTTCGAGCGCGGCGTGGATCCGCTCATCCCGTTCGTCGCTGCCCGGCGCGTGGCCGACCTCATGGTCGAGTACGCCGGCGGGACGCTGGACACCGAGGTCGGCGGCGCCCTGTTCGCCGACGTGCACATCGCCGGGATCGAGCTGCCGCGGGCGTTCGTGCCCGGGCTGATCGGCGTGGACTACAGCGATGCCGATGTCGTCGGGGCGCTGGAGAAGATCGGGTGCGAGGTCACCGAGACCGGCGAGGGATGGGTCGTCATCCCGCCGTCGTGGCGTCCGGACCTCACCGACAAATGGACCCTCGCCGAAGAGGTCGCCCGCATCGACGGGTTCGACCGCATCCCCTCGGTGCTGCCCGTGCCGCCGTCGGGCCGCGGTCTGACCGCTGCGCAGTCGGGACGGCGGCGAGTGGCGAACGCGCTCGCGGCCGCCGGGTACACCGAGACGCCGTCGTTCCCGTTCACCACCGCGGAGCAGAACGACCTGCACGGGTCCGCCTCGGGCGAGCACCTGCCGAGCGTCAAGCTCGCCAACCCGCTGGACGGCCAGGCGCCGTTCCTGCGTCGCTCGCTGGTGCCGGGTCTGCTGCAGGTCGCGCACCGCAACCTGGCCCGCGGTTTCGGCGACCTCGCGCTGTTCGAGACGGGTGCCGTGTTCCTCCCCGAGCCCGGCGTCGAGTACGGCACGGACCATGTGCCGCCGCTGGCTGTGAGGCCGGATGCCGCCACCCTCGCCGCGCTCGATGCGTCGATCCCGCCGCAGGCGCGTCACGTCGCGGTGCTGCTGACCGGCCACCGGACCGCCAAGCAGCCGGGGCAGGCCGCCGAGCCGTTCGACATCGGTGATGCGCTGGATGCCGTCCGCACGGTGGCTGCGGCGGCCGGAGTGACCGTTGACGTGGCGCAGGGGCAGCGTGTGGCGCTGCACCCGGGACGCACCGGCGTGCTCTCGGTCGGCGACATCGAGGTCGGCTACGTCGGTGAGGTGCTGCCGTCGGTGTCGGCCGATGCCGATCTGCCCGGCCGCGTGATCGTGGCGGAGCTGGACCTCGACCTCGTGCTGTCGCTGGCCGGCGACCGGGTGGTCGCGGCATCTCTGTCGGGATACCCGGCAGCGACGCAGGACGTCTCGCTCGTGGTGTCGCGGGACGTGCCGGCCGCAGCGGTGCGCGCCGCGCTCGTCGAGGGCGCCGGGGAACTGCTGGAGTCGCTGCGGCTGGTGGACGACTACCGCGGCTCGGGTGTCGGCGAGGGCGAGAAGTCGCTCACGTTCGCGCTGCGCTTCCGCGCGCCCGACCGCACGCTAACCGCGGCCGAGGCGACCGAGGCGAAGCTCGCCGGTGTCGCCGTCGCCGCCGCGCGCCTGGGAGCTGCCATCCGCGAGTGAGTATTCGCGGCGCCGAGTGAGTATTCGGCGTGCCAAGTGAGTATTCGGCGTGCCGAGTGAGTATTCGCGGCGGCCAGCCGCCGGTCACCAGACCCGGAGAGACGTCATTTGGCGGCCGAGACATCGGGGACTTCCCATTGTCTTGGCCGCCAGATGTCCTTTCCCGGCGCGCGTGAGGGTCAGCGCGAGCCCCAGTTCCACGCCGGGACGTCGAGGAACCCCTGACCGGCGACGACCGTGCCGTCGGGGGTTCGCTGCAGCTCGACGTGGGCGGCGTCGGCAAGGCCGGCGACGAGCTGCGGCGCATGGGTGACGACGATCAGCTGCGTGCGCTCGGATGCCGCGGCGATGAGCTGTGCCAGCGGATCGAGCAGGTCGGCGTGCAGGCTCGCCTCGGGCTCGTTGAGCACGATGAGGGGAGCGGGGCGTCCCGGCAGCAACGCGGCGCAGAGGAGCAGGTAGCGAAGCGTCCCGTCGGAGAGCTCCGTCGACTGCAGAGGGCGCAGCAGTCCCGGCAGACGGAGCGAGAGCGAGAACAATCCGTCGTTGCCGGTGACCTGCACCCGTGCGCCGGGGAACGCGGCGTCGACGGCGCGGTCCAGGGGCGCGCCGTGGCCGGCATCCTGGATCGTCGCCCAGACGGCGGCCAGGTTTTCGCCGCCGTGCGCGAGAGTGTGGGAGCGGGTTCCGATCTGCGGGCGGCGGGCGGGGGCTTCGGCATCGACGCGGAAGTGGTCGTAGAAGCGCCAGGCGCCGAGCATGCGCCGCAGGGTCAGCAGCTCGGGGGCGGTGTCGCCGTCGGCGAGGTCGGTCACGATGCTCTCGAACGGCGCGAGCTGCTGGTCGAGGGTGACCCACGAGCCCTCGCGCACCCGGGTCGCGCCGCGCAGCCGGTCGATGAGCAGCGTCGCGGGCTTGGCGAGCGGGCCGGCGAAGACCTGCTCGCGCTTGATCTCGGGGTCGCGTGCGAAGAGGCTGCGCTGGTCGGACTGGGGGATGCCGAGGTCGACGAGGTAGCCGAGTTCGTCGCCGGCGAACCCCAGCTGCACGGCGACTGGGCCGCGGCGGATCGTCGCCTCTCCGCCGCCCTGTTCCGGCCCGGCCCAGAGGACCGAGGGCAGGCCGCCTTCGCGGGCGACCGCCGCGATGAGCGAGCCGCTGGCGGTCGCCGACAGCAACCGGAGGGCGCGGTAGAGGTTGGACTTTCCGGAGCCGTTGGCGCCGGTGACGACTGTGAGGGGCGCAAGCGGAACGATGACGTCGCGCAGCGACCGATAGCCGGAGACGGCGAGGGTGGTGAGCATGCCTCGATCCTGGCAGGCCCCTCCGACGCGCTCGCGAGTGAGTATTCCCGTCTGCGAGTGAGTATTCGCGCTGTCGAGTGAGTATTCGTCGCCGCGAATGAGTATCCATCCGTCGCGCTGCGGTCCCGCCTCTGGTGGAATCGACGCATGACCGACGTGCTGATCCTCGGCGGGACCGGATGGCTGGGCGCGCGCATCGCGGAGCGTTGGCTCGACCGCGGCGCCCGCGTGACGTGCCTTGCCCGTGGGACGAGCCCGGCACCGGAGGGAGCGCGTCTCATCGCCGGCGACCGCGCGGCGGACGGCGCATATGACGCCGTCGCGCCCATGGAGTGGGACGAGATCGTGGACGTGTCGTCGGATGCCGCCCACGTGGCATCCGCCGTCGGGGCCCTCGCCACGCAGACCCGACACTGGACGTTCGTCTCGAGCATCTCGGTGTACGCCGACGCGGATGCCGCCGGGGCGGACGAATCGGCACCGGTGGTGGCGCCGCTGGAACCCGGGCGAGAAAGCGACTATCCGCACGAGAAGGCCGCCGCGGAAGAGGCGGTCCGGGCGGCTCTCGGCCATCGCGCGGCGATCGTTCGTCCCGGGCTGATCGCCGGACCGGGTGATGGGTCGGACCGATTCGGCTATTGGGTCGCGCGCTTCGCGCTTGCCGGCCGAGAGTCGGTGCTTGTGCCGCCGACCGACGGGCGCGGGGTGTCGGTGATCGACGTGGACGACCTGGCCGACTTCATCACCGCCATCGGCGAGGCGCCGTGGACCGGGGTGGTCAACGCCGTGGGTGACCCGCATCCGCTCGCGGACGTGCTCGCGCAGGCGCGGGAGGTGGCCGGGCACACGGGTCCGATGGTGGATGCCGCGGAGGAGTGGCTGCTCGACCACGGCGTGTCGTACTGGTCGGGTCCGCGGTCTCTTCCGCTGTGGCTGCCGCGCGGGATGCCGGGCATGTGGTCTCGCTCGCACGCGGCGTACACGATCCTCGGTGGGCGGCTGCGCCCGCTGCGCGCGACGCTCGAGCGGACCCTCGCCGCGGAGCGGCGCTCCGGCCTCGACCGGGACCGGCGCTCCGGCCTGAGCCGCCGGGAGGAGCTCGCCCTGCTCGCCGCCCTCGGCTGAGCTCCGCCGCGCGAATACTCACTCGAGCCGACGAATACTCACTCGGCACCGCGAATACTCACTCGACGCGGCGAATACTCACTCGGCACCGCGAATACTCACTCGGCAGCGAGCGGCGGATTTGCGGGGCGCGGGGACAGGGGGATATCGTCGCGGCATGCCTTCGGCTGTGTGCACCCCCGCGACGCTCGTCTCGAGCGCCGCTGCTGCGCGCCGCCGTCTGGGCGGGCGCCGACTCTAGGCGACCCTGCACGCGGCCGGTCCCGGTCGCCGCCGGTGTCGCCGTTCCCGGCCCCGCAACCCAGACAATTAAGGTGGATACATGACCTATTCGGTCGCCGTTTCCGGCGCTTCCGGCTATGCGGGCGGCGAGATCCTGCGCCTCCTCGCCGCTCACCCCGACATCGAGATCCGCACCGTCACGGCACATTCCAACGCCGGGCAGCCCCTCATCGACCATCAGCCGCACCTGCGCTCACTCGCGCACCTGCAGCTGCAGGACACGACCCCCGACGTGCTATCCGGCCACGACATCGTGTTCCTCGCCCTGCCGCACGGGCAGTCCGGCCAGTACACCGACGCGCTCGCCGACACCCCGCTGGTCATCGACGCCGGCGCCGACCACCGGCTCACCTCCGCGGACGCGTGGGAGCAGTTCTACGGCGGCGATTTCCACGATCCGTGGGCGTACGGCGTCCCCGAGCTCCCCGTCGCAGGCGCGAAGCAGCGCGAACGCCTGGTCGGCGCGAGCCGCATCGCCGCGCCCGGATGCAACGCCTCGACGGTCAGCCTCAGCCTCGCGCCGGGCGTCGCCGCGGGCGTCATCGACCCCTCCGACATCGTCACCGTGCTCGCCGTCGGTCCGTCCGGCGCGGGCAAGAGCCTCAAGCCGAACCTGCTCGCCGCCGAGGTGCTCGGCAGCGCGAACCCCTACGCGGTCGGCGGCACGCACCGGCACATCCCCGAAATCCGCCAGGCACTGGCCCAAGCGGCCCCCGCAAACCCCGCGGGCATCGACCCGGCCGACATCCGCATCTCCTTCACCCCCGTGATCGTGCCCATGGCCCGCGGCATCCTCGCCACGAGCACAGCGCCCATCGCGCCCGGGGCGACGGATGCCGACATCCGCGGCGCCTGGGAAGACGCGTACGGCGACGAGACGTTCGTGCAGCTGCTGCCCGAGGGGCACTTCCCGCGCACCGCCGACGTCGTAGGCGCCAACACCGCGCTCCTCGGCCTCGCCATCGACCGCGCGGCGAACCGCGTCGTGGTCGTCGCGGCGCTCGACAACCTGGCCAAGGGCACCGCTGGTGCCGCGATCCAGTCGATGAACATCGCCCTCGGCCTTCCCGAGGCCACGGGCCTGAGCGTGAACGGAGTGGCACCGTGAGCGTCACGGCAGCACGAGGATTCGACGCGGCCGGCGTCGCCGTCGGACTGAAGTCCACCGGCAAGAACGACGTGGCCGTCGTCGTCAACCGCGGCCCGCTCAAGGTCGGCGCGGCGGTGTTCACCAGCAACCGCGCCAAGGCGAACCCCATCATCTGGTCCCAGCAGGCCATCGCCGACGGCGTGGTCGAGGCGGTCGTGCTCAATTCCGGCGGCGCCAACTGCTTCACCGGCTCGTTCGGCTTCCAGACCACGCACCAGACGGCCGAGAAGACCGCCGAGCTGCTGGGTGTCAGCCCGGGCGACGTCATCGTCTGCTCCACGGGACTCATCGGCACCGGCGACGAGGTCTTCCGCGCCAAGGTTCTCGACGGGGTCGAGAAGGGCATCGCCGCGCTGAGCCCCGACGGCGGGGACGACGCCGCGCACGCCATCATGACCACCGACTCCCGTGCCAAGCAGAGCGTCTTCCGCGGTGAGGGGTGGACGATCGGCGGCATGGCCAAGGGCGCCGGGATGCTCGCGCCGGGCCTTGCGACCATGCTCGTCGTGATCACCACCGACGCCGTCCTCGACTCCGCCCAGGCCGACGCGCACCTGCGCGCCGCCACCCGTGTGAGCTTCGACCGGCTCGACTCCGACGGCTGCATGTCGACCAACGACCAGGTGACGCTGCTCGCCAGCGGCGCCAGCGACGTCGTCCCCGACCCGCACGCCTTCCGCGCCGCGCTCGCCGCCGTCTGCGGCGACCTCGCGCGTCAGCTGCAGGGCGATGCCGAGGGCGCGAGCCACGACATCACCATCCAGGTCACCGGGGCCGCGAGCGAGGACGACGCCGTGACGGTCGGACGCTCCGTCGCCCGCAACAACCTCTTCAAGGCGGCGATCTTCGGCAACGACCCGAACTGGGGCCGGGTGCTGGCCGCCATCGGCACGACGGATGCCGCCTTCGACCCGTACGACGTCGACGTCTGGATGAACGGCGTGCGCGTCTGCACCGCCGGCGGCCCCGACCGCCCGCGCGAGGAGGTCGACCTCACCCCCCGTGCCACCCACGTGCACATCGACCTGAAGGTCGGCGCCGAGGCGGCGACGATCCTCACCAACGACCTCACGCACGACTACGTCCACGAGAACAGCGCGTATTCCTCATGACCGACATCCAGCAGACCACCCCCGAAGAGGCCGCGGTCAAAGCCGGCGTGCTCATCGAGTCGCTGCCGTGGCTCAAGCGCTTCAGCGACCAGATCATCGTCATCAAGTTCGGCGGCAATGCGATGGTCTCCGACGAGCTGCAGGATGCCTTCGCCGAGGACATCGCCTACCT from Microbacterium sp. zg-Y625 includes these protein-coding regions:
- a CDS encoding NAD-dependent epimerase/dehydratase family protein, producing MTDVLILGGTGWLGARIAERWLDRGARVTCLARGTSPAPEGARLIAGDRAADGAYDAVAPMEWDEIVDVSSDAAHVASAVGALATQTRHWTFVSSISVYADADAAGADESAPVVAPLEPGRESDYPHEKAAAEEAVRAALGHRAAIVRPGLIAGPGDGSDRFGYWVARFALAGRESVLVPPTDGRGVSVIDVDDLADFITAIGEAPWTGVVNAVGDPHPLADVLAQAREVAGHTGPMVDAAEEWLLDHGVSYWSGPRSLPLWLPRGMPGMWSRSHAAYTILGGRLRPLRATLERTLAAERRSGLDRDRRSGLSRREELALLAALG
- a CDS encoding AAA family ATPase, with translation MLTTLAVSGYRSLRDVIVPLAPLTVVTGANGSGKSNLYRALRLLSATASGSLIAAVAREGGLPSVLWAGPEQGGGEATIRRGPVAVQLGFAGDELGYLVDLGIPQSDQRSLFARDPEIKREQVFAGPLAKPATLLIDRLRGATRVREGSWVTLDQQLAPFESIVTDLADGDTAPELLTLRRMLGAWRFYDHFRVDAEAPARRPQIGTRSHTLAHGGENLAAVWATIQDAGHGAPLDRAVDAAFPGARVQVTGNDGLFSLSLRLPGLLRPLQSTELSDGTLRYLLLCAALLPGRPAPLIVLNEPEASLHADLLDPLAQLIAAASERTQLIVVTHAPQLVAGLADAAHVELQRTPDGTVVAGQGFLDVPAWNWGSR
- the argJ gene encoding bifunctional glutamate N-acetyltransferase/amino-acid acetyltransferase ArgJ produces the protein MSVTAARGFDAAGVAVGLKSTGKNDVAVVVNRGPLKVGAAVFTSNRAKANPIIWSQQAIADGVVEAVVLNSGGANCFTGSFGFQTTHQTAEKTAELLGVSPGDVIVCSTGLIGTGDEVFRAKVLDGVEKGIAALSPDGGDDAAHAIMTTDSRAKQSVFRGEGWTIGGMAKGAGMLAPGLATMLVVITTDAVLDSAQADAHLRAATRVSFDRLDSDGCMSTNDQVTLLASGASDVVPDPHAFRAALAAVCGDLARQLQGDAEGASHDITIQVTGAASEDDAVTVGRSVARNNLFKAAIFGNDPNWGRVLAAIGTTDAAFDPYDVDVWMNGVRVCTAGGPDRPREEVDLTPRATHVHIDLKVGAEAATILTNDLTHDYVHENSAYSS
- the argC gene encoding N-acetyl-gamma-glutamyl-phosphate reductase, whose translation is MTYSVAVSGASGYAGGEILRLLAAHPDIEIRTVTAHSNAGQPLIDHQPHLRSLAHLQLQDTTPDVLSGHDIVFLALPHGQSGQYTDALADTPLVIDAGADHRLTSADAWEQFYGGDFHDPWAYGVPELPVAGAKQRERLVGASRIAAPGCNASTVSLSLAPGVAAGVIDPSDIVTVLAVGPSGAGKSLKPNLLAAEVLGSANPYAVGGTHRHIPEIRQALAQAAPANPAGIDPADIRISFTPVIVPMARGILATSTAPIAPGATDADIRGAWEDAYGDETFVQLLPEGHFPRTADVVGANTALLGLAIDRAANRVVVVAALDNLAKGTAGAAIQSMNIALGLPEATGLSVNGVAP
- the pheT gene encoding phenylalanine--tRNA ligase subunit beta; protein product: MRVPLSWLREYVDVPADATPEDVLAALVSVGFEEEDVHGFDLQGPIVVGQVVEFIEEPQSNGKTIRWCQVDVGEANGGVRGIVCGARNFFAGDKVVVTLPGAVLPGPFPIAARKTYGHVSDGMIASAKELGLGDEHSGILRLVELGLDPEVGADAIALLGLDDVAVEINVTPDRGYALSIRGVAREYSHATGAAFRDPGEREWGELQQPVEGFAVAVDDQAPIRGRVGASEFVVRIVRDVDPTKPTPPWMVARLTLAGIRSLGILIDITNYVMLELGNPIHGYDLDRLTGGITVRRAAAGEKLTTLDGKERTLSPEDLLITDESGPIGLAGVMGGGTTEMTDATRNVLIEAAVFDTVSIARTARRHKLPSEASRRFERGVDPLIPFVAARRVADLMVEYAGGTLDTEVGGALFADVHIAGIELPRAFVPGLIGVDYSDADVVGALEKIGCEVTETGEGWVVIPPSWRPDLTDKWTLAEEVARIDGFDRIPSVLPVPPSGRGLTAAQSGRRRVANALAAAGYTETPSFPFTTAEQNDLHGSASGEHLPSVKLANPLDGQAPFLRRSLVPGLLQVAHRNLARGFGDLALFETGAVFLPEPGVEYGTDHVPPLAVRPDAATLAALDASIPPQARHVAVLLTGHRTAKQPGQAAEPFDIGDALDAVRTVAAAAGVTVDVAQGQRVALHPGRTGVLSVGDIEVGYVGEVLPSVSADADLPGRVIVAELDLDLVLSLAGDRVVAASLSGYPAATQDVSLVVSRDVPAAAVRAALVEGAGELLESLRLVDDYRGSGVGEGEKSLTFALRFRAPDRTLTAAEATEAKLAGVAVAAARLGAAIRE